A part of Roseitalea porphyridii genomic DNA contains:
- a CDS encoding type II toxin-antitoxin system VapC family toxin yields the protein MNVVADSSAVLAALFDEPGGENVKDRISSLAISAVNLAEIMTRLIDKGYSDQEVRETLDLLRTQTIAFDADQAAEAAALRSVTKKSGLSLGDRACLALGVRSGATVLTADRAWAGLEVGCPIEVIR from the coding sequence ATGAACGTCGTGGCCGACAGTTCGGCGGTCCTTGCGGCGCTGTTTGATGAGCCCGGAGGAGAGAACGTCAAGGACCGTATCAGTTCGCTGGCGATCAGCGCGGTCAACCTCGCCGAGATCATGACGCGGCTGATCGACAAGGGCTACTCGGATCAGGAAGTGCGGGAAACGCTCGATCTTCTGAGAACGCAGACGATCGCCTTCGATGCCGACCAGGCTGCCGAGGCCGCTGCGCTTCGAAGCGTGACGAAGAAGTCCGGGCTGTCGCTGGGTGATCGCGCCTGCCTGGCGCTGGGCGTGCGCAGCGGGGCGACCGTGCTGACCGCCGACAGGGCCTGGGCCGGCCTCGAGGTCGGCTGTCCGATCGAGGTGATCCGTTGA
- a CDS encoding isovaleryl-CoA dehydrogenase, with translation MFTATMNFALGEEIEALREMVQRFALERIAPRAAEIDAENAFPRDLWPELGALGLHGITVPEGDGGAGMGYLAHVVAMEEISRASASVGLSYGAHSNLCINQIARNGSEDQRARYLPGLISGEHLGALAMSEPGSGSDVVSMKLRADKRNDRYVLNGNKMWITNGPTADVLVVYAKTDPEAGPRGITAFLIEKDMAGFSTAQKLDKLGMRGSDTGELVFEDCEVPFENVLGEEGRGVNVLMSGLDYERIVLAGGPLGIMAAAMDVVVPYVHEREQFGRPIGEFQLMQGKLADMYTTMNACRAYVYAVAQAADRGETTRKDAAGCILYSAEKATQIALEAIQCLGGNGYINDYPTGRLLRDAKLYEIGAGTSEIRRMLIGRELFAETR, from the coding sequence ATGTTCACCGCGACGATGAATTTCGCGCTCGGCGAGGAGATCGAGGCTCTGCGCGAGATGGTGCAGCGCTTTGCGCTCGAACGGATCGCGCCGCGCGCCGCCGAGATCGATGCGGAAAATGCGTTTCCGCGCGATCTGTGGCCCGAACTGGGCGCGCTCGGCCTGCACGGGATCACCGTGCCCGAGGGCGATGGCGGCGCGGGCATGGGGTATCTGGCCCATGTCGTCGCGATGGAGGAGATCAGCCGCGCCTCGGCTTCGGTCGGCCTTTCCTATGGCGCCCATTCGAACCTTTGCATCAACCAGATCGCTCGCAACGGCAGCGAGGACCAGAGGGCGCGCTATCTGCCCGGCCTGATCTCGGGCGAGCATCTGGGCGCGCTCGCGATGAGCGAGCCGGGATCGGGCTCGGACGTGGTCTCGATGAAGCTGCGCGCTGACAAGAGGAACGACCGCTACGTGCTGAACGGCAACAAGATGTGGATCACCAACGGCCCGACCGCCGACGTTCTGGTGGTCTATGCCAAGACCGATCCGGAGGCTGGCCCGCGCGGCATCACCGCGTTCCTGATCGAAAAGGACATGGCCGGTTTTTCGACGGCGCAGAAGCTCGACAAGCTGGGCATGCGCGGCTCGGATACGGGCGAGCTGGTGTTCGAGGATTGCGAGGTGCCGTTCGAGAACGTGCTCGGCGAGGAGGGCAGGGGCGTCAACGTGCTCATGTCCGGTCTCGACTATGAGCGGATCGTGCTCGCCGGCGGGCCGCTTGGCATCATGGCCGCGGCGATGGACGTGGTCGTCCCCTACGTGCACGAGCGCGAGCAGTTCGGACGGCCTATCGGCGAATTCCAGCTCATGCAGGGCAAGCTGGCGGACATGTACACGACCATGAACGCTTGTCGCGCTTACGTCTATGCCGTGGCGCAGGCCGCCGACCGGGGCGAGACGACGCGCAAGGACGCCGCCGGATGCATCCTCTACAGCGCCGAAAAGGCGACGCAGATCGCGCTCGAAGCGATCCAGTGCCTGGGCGGCAACGGCTATATCAACGACTATCCGACCGGACGGCTGCTGCGCGACGCCAAGCTCTACGAGATCGGCGCCGGCACCAGCGAAATCCGCCGCATGCTGATCGGCCGGGAACTGTTCGCGGAGACGAGGTAG
- a CDS encoding carboxyl transferase domain-containing protein, which translates to MSGLRAQTEQTAAEAARIMVGGSEASRERHLKRGKLLPRDRVEGLLDPGAPFLEIGLFAARGVYGDDIPAAGVIAGVGKVSGRDCMIVCNDATVKGGTYYPLTVKKHLRAQEIAEQNRLPCLYLVDSGGANLPNQDEVFPDRDHFGRIFFNQARMSAKGIAQIAVVMGSCTAGGAYVPAMSDQTIIVREQGTIFLAGPPLVKEATGEVVDAETLGGGDTHTRLSGVADYLADDDHHALALARRIVADLRPAPEPAIALKAPVPPRDDPDDLLDLIPADPKTPYDVREVIARIVDGSDFAEFKPRYGATLVTGFAHIDGVPVGILANNGVLFSESSLKGAHFIELCCQRRIPLLFLQNITGFMVGSKYEAGGIAKDGAKLVQAVSTAAVPKVTVIIGGSYGAGNYGMCGRAYAPNFLWMWPNARIAVMGGAQAAGVLATVRRAGIETKGGTWSADEEAAFKQPTLDLFEEQSHPFYASARLWDDGIIDPRSTRDVVALSLRTALNAPVEETRFGVFRM; encoded by the coding sequence TTGAGCGGGCTGCGCGCCCAGACCGAACAGACCGCCGCCGAGGCCGCGCGGATTATGGTCGGCGGCTCGGAGGCATCGCGCGAGCGCCATCTCAAACGCGGCAAGCTTCTGCCGCGTGACCGGGTTGAGGGCCTGCTCGATCCCGGCGCGCCGTTCCTCGAAATCGGCCTGTTCGCCGCGCGCGGCGTCTATGGCGACGATATTCCCGCCGCCGGGGTCATTGCGGGTGTCGGCAAGGTGTCGGGCCGCGACTGCATGATCGTGTGCAACGATGCGACGGTGAAGGGCGGGACCTACTATCCGCTGACCGTCAAGAAGCACCTGCGCGCCCAGGAAATCGCCGAGCAAAACCGGCTGCCGTGCCTTTATCTGGTCGATTCGGGCGGCGCCAATTTGCCAAACCAAGACGAGGTGTTTCCCGACCGGGACCATTTCGGGCGCATCTTTTTCAATCAGGCGCGGATGAGCGCCAAGGGCATCGCCCAGATCGCGGTGGTGATGGGTTCGTGCACGGCGGGCGGCGCCTATGTGCCTGCGATGAGCGACCAGACCATCATCGTACGCGAGCAGGGCACGATCTTCCTGGCAGGCCCGCCGCTGGTGAAGGAAGCGACCGGCGAGGTGGTCGATGCGGAAACGCTGGGCGGCGGCGACACGCACACGCGCCTGTCGGGCGTTGCCGACTATCTCGCCGATGACGATCATCACGCGCTGGCGCTGGCCCGCCGGATCGTCGCCGATCTCCGCCCGGCGCCGGAACCGGCCATCGCGCTCAAGGCGCCCGTGCCACCGCGCGACGATCCGGACGATCTGCTCGATCTGATCCCGGCCGATCCGAAGACGCCCTATGATGTGCGCGAGGTCATTGCGCGGATTGTCGACGGCTCGGACTTCGCCGAGTTCAAGCCGCGCTACGGCGCGACGCTGGTCACCGGCTTTGCACATATCGACGGGGTTCCGGTCGGCATCCTCGCCAACAATGGGGTGCTGTTTTCCGAAAGCTCGCTGAAGGGCGCGCACTTCATCGAACTGTGCTGCCAGCGCAGGATCCCGCTCCTGTTCCTGCAGAACATCACCGGCTTCATGGTCGGCTCGAAGTACGAGGCCGGCGGCATCGCCAAGGATGGCGCCAAGCTGGTGCAGGCCGTCTCCACCGCGGCCGTGCCCAAGGTGACCGTGATCATCGGCGGCTCGTATGGGGCGGGAAATTACGGCATGTGCGGGCGCGCCTATGCGCCGAATTTCCTGTGGATGTGGCCGAACGCGCGCATCGCCGTGATGGGCGGCGCGCAGGCGGCGGGCGTGCTCGCCACGGTCAGGCGCGCCGGCATCGAGACGAAGGGCGGCACATGGAGCGCCGATGAGGAGGCCGCCTTCAAGCAGCCGACGCTCGATCTGTTCGAGGAACAGTCGCACCCGTTCTATGCCTCGGCGCGGCTTTGGGACGACGGCATCATCGACCCGCGTTCGACGCGCGACGTGGTGGCGCTGAGCCTGCGCACCGCGCTCAACGCGCCGGTGGAGGAGACACGGTTCGGCGTGTTCCGGATGTGA